In a genomic window of Rhododendron vialii isolate Sample 1 chromosome 12a, ASM3025357v1:
- the LOC131310147 gene encoding probable serine/threonine-protein kinase PBL18: protein MEMAVESGQPAGETCVETPYNLQGKPALTLFFKEDVESGQSDEETYFEDGLELPLIFKPVESGQLAGETCVGTPDDLEGFESLVAAALPPKKAARKAFFIDLPEVELLGFIPTNNTAPGPDPPVLSTLKSVRQLAEFADMIRVEFGTMADLPCGLTVEDFIGNTLFGQVYRGKIIQQRGLNNIKEANVLVKAWNYRLLEVRSHAKPDNRFWRQIAKGRFHDEMKLLKASSPLSRHDNMVKLIGSGLVNGRLAAVYELDPLDTLRNLLPRDDFGWFPRVKAAIQFASLIEAFHSQNLKLRNICADNLVLDKVFHVKLVDFGLLIGGDFGAIPLFEKVWGCYGYVDPCYSETGKFLDKSDVFSYGVLLLELVTKRAAPEEDFHLHVWARGEYETRPKKTQFRKECRRCPPVLEVHESLRGSVWFDAKDGAAIIELALCCVSRNPVERPTIKEVVERLRQLELAKRMNL, encoded by the exons atGGAGATGGCTGTCGAATCAGGCCAACCCGCTGGAGAAACGTGTGTAGAAACTCCCTATAATCTTCAAGGCAAGCCAGCTCTCACATTATTCTTCAAGGAGGATGTCGAATCAGGCCAATCCGATGAAGAAACTTATTTTGAAGACGGGTTAGAGCTCCCATTAATCTTCAAGCCTGTCGAATCAGGCCAACTCGCCGGAGAAACGTGTGTAGGTACTCCCGATGATCTTGAAG GGTTTGAATCATTGGTCGCTGCTGCCTTGCCCCCAAAAAAAGCGGCGAGGAAAGCTTTCTTTATTGATTTGCCGGAAGTGGAACTGCTGGGATTCATTCCAACCAATAATACTGCTCCAGGCCCTGATCCTCCTGTATTGTCTACACTGAAATCTGTCCGACAATTAGCTGAATTTGCTGATATGATCAGGGTTGAGTTTG gtaCTATGGCAGACTTGCCTTGTGGTTTGACTGTAGAAGACTTTATTGGTAATACCCTGTTTGGCCAAGTGTATCGGGGAAAAATAATTCAGCAACGAGGCTTGAACAACATCAAAGAGGCTAATGTTTTGGTGAAAGCATGGAACTATCGTTTGTTAGAAGTTAGAAGCCATGCTAAACCTGATAACAGGTTCTGGAGACAAATTGCTAAAGGAAGATTCCAc GATGAAATGAAGCTACTGAAAGCATCATCGCCCTTGTCACGCCATGATAACATGGTGAAGTTAATCGGAAGCGGTCTTGTAAATGGGCGGCTGGCTGCCGTGTATGAGCTAGATCCACTGGATACCCTGCGTAACCTCCTTCCTCGAG ATGACTTTGGCTGGTTTCCACGAGTCAAGGCTGCAATTCAATTTGCATCTCTTATTGAAGCTTTTCATTCTCAAAACCTCAAGCTTCGCAATATCTGTGCAGATAATTTAGTGCTTGACAAG GTTTTCCATGTGAAGTTAGTTGACTTCGGTTTGCTTATTGGTGGAGATTTTGGTGCAATTCCCCTGTTTGAAAAAGTGTGGGGGTGCTATGGCTATGTGGATCCATGTTATTCCGAGACAG GTAAATTCCTGGATAAATCGGACGTTTTCTCGTACGGTGTTTTACTTTTGGAGCTTGTAACAAAAAGAGCTGCTCCAGAGGAGGATTTTCATCTTCACGTTTGGGCCAGGGGAGAGTATGAAACCAGGCCTAAGAAGACCCAGTTTAGGAAGGAGTGCCGACGGTGTCCCCCCGTGCTAGAAGTGCATGAAAGCTTGAGAGGCAGTGTGTGGTTTGATGCAAAAGATGGAGCTGCAATCATTGAATTGGCATTGTGCTGTGTTAGTCGCAACCCAGTCGAACGACCAACCATCAAGGAAGTAGTTGAACGTTTGCGACAGTTAGAATTGGCCAAGAGGATGAACCTGTAA
- the LOC131310148 gene encoding uncharacterized protein LOC131310148 → MANQSPKKFLIDSKLEQLYNELHDRSLDYFRYLVFPMNSSGNKTNKNSPYHWTLLVYDMQEQEWKHYNSLKPRKKEKSGDPYLKDAAIVKDAVEKFMKQLEERRSSQPQFNLLTPIESIFKDGAQLRTVQEAPQQNIASVDCGPVVCYVIKKIAELEEIPQKIEKEDVSAFRVHLVHKILHDEPRSWTKETWQDKKLAHDFTSDQ, encoded by the exons ATGGCAAACCAGTCCCCCAAAAAGTTTCTCATTGATAGCAAACTTGAACAACTCTACAACGAATTACATGACAGGAGCTTAGATTACTTTCGGTACCTTGTTTTCCCGATGAACTCTTCAGGAAATAAGACGAACAAAAACAGTCCATATCATTGGACTCTGCTTGTTTATGATATGCAAGAGCAGGAATGGAAGCATTATAATTCATTGAAACcaagaaagaaggagaaatCAGGCGACCCTTACCTTAAAGATGCTGCAATAGTG aaagatgcTGTTGAGAAATTCATGAAGCAATTGGAAGAAAGAAGGAGTAGTCAGCCACAATTCAACTTGCTAACTCCCATAGAGTCAATCTTTAAAGATGGTGCTCAACTAAGAACAGTGCAAGAAGCACCACAACAGAATATTGCTTC GGTTGATTGTGGACCTGTTGTTTGTTATGTCATCAAAAAGATTGCAGAGCTTGAAGAAATACCAcaaaagattgaaaaagaagatgTTTCAGCTTTTAGAGTGCATTTGGTCCACAAGATTTTACATGATGAGCCAAGATCATGGACGAAAGAAACGTGGCAAGACAAAAAACTAGCTCACGATTTTACTTCTGATCAGTAG